The stretch of DNA AGGGAGGAAATGGAAAATTAAAATACACCCTGAAATGATTTAACCATAAATCTCTTTGGTTTTAAAAAAAGAAAGGGGTCAGGTCTCAACATTTGACATAACTCTATTCAGGTGCTAATATCTTAATATGACTAGACCTTTACGATTATCTTTTGAAAATGCTTTTTATCATATTACCTCCCGGGGCAACCGGAGAGAAAAGATATTCTATTCCGACCGGGACAAAGAGGTGTTTTTAAAAAGATTAAAAGAAATGCTCATCAAATATTCGACGATTTGTTACGCTTATTGCCTCATGGATAATCATTATCATATCTTTATCAAAACGAATAAATCCAACCTGTCTCAAGGTATCCACTATCTCAACAGTTCTTATGCCAATTGGTTTCGTAATAAACATCAAATCATCGGTCCTCTTTTTCAAGGCCGGTTTAAATCTATTCTGGTGGATGCCGACAATTATGCGCTTGTTCTCTCAGCTTATATTCATCTAAATCCCTTACGGGCTGGAATAATAAAGCAATTAGAAGATTATCCCTGGAGCAGTTATTTGGATTACTTAAATTTAAGAAAATCTGATATGACCGATCCTTCTTTTGTATTAAAATCTATAGACCAAGATACTTTTAAAGCAATGAACAAATATCGAGA from Candidatus Atribacteria bacterium encodes:
- a CDS encoding chromosomal replication initiator DnaA is translated as MTRPLRLSFENAFYHITSRGNRREKIFYSDRDKEVFLKRLKEMLIKYSTICYAYCLMDNHYHIFIKTNKSNLSQGIHYLNSSYANWFRNKHQIIGPLFQGRFKSILVDADNYALVLSAYIHLNPLRAGIIKQLEDYPWSSYLDYLNLRKSDMTDPSFVLKSIDQDTFKAMNKYREYVSESQNMKDPIKESYHHIALGSATFIERVKEKIEHLGRRREIPSTRFQSKHDVDTIITKMTQALPIERKRIFDKKRGNLNRSLAIYLVKRFTPLSLSEIGELFKMDYSAVSQAAKRFEQKSEVNHEIK